Within Pogoniulus pusillus isolate bPogPus1 unplaced genomic scaffold, bPogPus1.pri scaffold_167_arrow_ctg1, whole genome shotgun sequence, the genomic segment TCCCTTAACCTGTTCCACTTCCACCTCCACTGGGTCccactttttccccctcccctctttatGGAGCTGCTGGCTTAGGGCTGGAGgaaccagagcaggatccaTAAATGAGACTCAAATCCTCAACATTCCCAAACAATTCCCAAACAATTCCCAATTTCCAGCATCCTttaccctgctctgcttccctcccacCTCCACAGGGTCCcacttttcccctccccctctttaGGGAACTGCTGGTTTAGGACTGGAGgaaccagagcaggatccaCAAACAAGCCCCAAATCCTCAACATTCCCAAATTATTCCCAAATAATTCCAAAATTCCCAATTCCCAACATCCCTTAACCTGTTCCACTTCCACCTCCACAGGGTCCCactttctcccctccccttctttaTGGAGCTGCTGGCTTGGGGCTGGAGgaaccagagcaggatccaTAAATGAGACTCAAATCCTTGACATTCCCAAACAATTCCCAAACAATTCCCAAATAATTCCCTATTCCCAGCATCCTTTACCCTgttccacttccctcccacctcCACTGGGTCCCactttctcccctccccctctttaGGGAGCTGCTGGCTTGGGGCTGGAGgaaccagagcaggatccaTAAATGAGACTCAAATCCTTGACATTCCCAAACAATTCCCAAATAATTCCCAAATCTCCAATTCCCAGCATCCTTTACCCTGTTCCACTTTCCTCCCATCTCCACCGGGTCccacttttccccctccccctctttaGGGAGCTGCTGGCTTGGGGCTGGAGgaaccagagcaggatccaTAAATGAGACTCAAATCCTCAACATTCCCAAACAATTCCCAAACAATTCCCAATTCCCAACATCCCTTAACCTTTTCCACTTCCACCTCCACCGGGTCCcacttttcccctccccctctttaGGGAGCTGCTGGTTTAGGGCTGGAGgaaccagagcaggatccaTAAATGAGACTCAAATCCTTGACATTCCCAAACAATTCCCAAACAATTCCCAAACAATTCCCAAACAATTCCCAACATCCCTTAACCTTTTCCACTTCCACCTCCACCGGGTCccactttttccccctccccctctttaTGGAGCTGCTGCGTTGGGTGTGGAGGGTCCAGAGGCAGCTCCGTAAAATCCTCCTCCCAATCCCGGTGGATCGatcccaaaccattccctcttccaGGGATCCACTACTTGGGCCAGATGCATGAGGGCTCTCCGGCTCGCACGCTGCTGGACCAGCTGACGGAGgggcagctgcagtgggcacgGCTGCCAGCTGCCCACGACgcggtggtgctgggggagccGGGAGCCGGTGCCAGGATCGTTCGCATCCATTCCGGGCAGCAGGAATATTTCCGCACCCTCAAGGAGCAGTTCCCGGCCGAGGGAGCTGCAATCGATGAGTTCGAGAGGCTGGTGAAGGTCAGGAGAAAGGAGGGtttgggagggaggggaaggggggggggggggcagagggtTTGGGGTGCCAAGGATGGGCACCCAAAGGGCACGGAGCTGGCAGCGGTGCGCAGCCAACCCCCAGCCCGCGGCTGagttctcttccctcttctgccTCTCAGCCCTGGGGGgtgtggaatgggctgcttggaggagacctcctcccccccccagggaTGATGGAGCCCGACCAGAAGCTGGCAGCTCTCAGAACCCCTCTGAGCCACTCACCCCAACAGCCTCCGGGCGTGGGGGGGGGGTCCCTGAGCGGGGGTCGATGACCCTtcagaggaggaaattgttcctcatggccaacctgaacctcccctggcacaacctgaggccatttcctctcctcccatcACTTCCTCCTTGCCTTGgccccagagcccaacccccacctggctccagcctcctctcaggcagctgcagaggccaaggaagtctcctctcagcctcctcttcctcagcctccccacccccagctccctcccctgcccctccccagctctcttctccagacccttgcccacctttgctgcatcttggacacctccagcaagaggcatccacagcctccctgggcaacctgtgccaggctctccccaccctccctctccccaatctctccctcatctccactctccctctcccctctcccagcccaaatccattctccttcctcctgccactcccagcccttgcccaaagtccctccccagctctcctgcagccccttcaggcactgggagctgccctcagctctccctgcagccttctccagcctgagcagccccaactctgccagcctgtgcccacaggggaggttctgcagcctctgctcctctctgtgccctcctctggagcctctccagcagctccaggtccttctggacaggctgagagtgatCCTGagacccccagctctcttccccagccccttgcccacctttgctgcccttctctggccctgccccagcctctcaATATCCTCCTGGGAGCGAGTggcacacagctgcccccagggctcaaggtgtggccacagcagtgccaagGCACATCCCAGTGCACAGGAATTTGCTGCCAGGTCCCTGACCGGAGGCAGCTccgcagggagggcagcagcaaagctgcagaggccaagcaggtctcctctcagcatcctctcctccagcctcccccccacccccagcttcctcacctgcccctccccagccctcttctccagcctctttgGTGCCCTGCCCCTCAGTGTGCATCTGGCAGCGAATGGGCACCACAACCGACCCCAGGATCTGAtctgtgccctcaccagtgcccagcagaagagcttccacctggctgccttccttccttcctgcagaTCCCACGGGGAGTGTCCCGTGGGACGGCAGCCTGGGGGCCTCCCAGCCAGCAAGAAGCACCTGGATCCTTATCAGCAGGATGCTAATTAGCATTAATTACACCGCAGAGGCTGAAgcctcctccccagggctgaCTTTTGGCTGAGTCAAAGCTCTGCCCAAGACCCACAACGCTGCGGTGAGACGTTCGGGGCGGCtcgctgccagctctgccaactGCTGCGAGTTCAAGAGGTTGCCCTCCAGGTGCTTGGCTGGGTAGAGATGGGTGCTGAGTGGgtgccctccctccctccttcgcaGAGCGTGGACAAGGGCATGGTTCTGCTCGGCCTCCTGAAGATGGTACCGCGGgcgctggcactgctgctgtgccgCTCGGGGCTCCTGCCTTGGCTCTTCCTCTTCTGCCGCCTGGCATCGCGCAGCgtgaaggaggtggtggaggggctCACTGCCGACCCCGAGCTCCGAGCTGTCTTCAGCTACCTCTTCCCCACCTACGGTAGGTAGGCAGGAGGGGATGGTTGAGGTgagccatgtgtgtgtgtgtccccccccccgccccagacACTGCGGcacctctctcccccccccctccctgcctttgTGCTTTGCTTTGGGGATGGAATCGGCTCAAGGCTGCCCTGAGCTTTGAGCACAtcctggctggggagcaggaggctcAGGCAGGACTCTGCCATGTGGTGCCCACGTGGGCAGACCCTGGAGATATAAAGCCCTGGAGGAGGGACAGAGTGAACCCTGAGCCCCAAACTCTGAGCCCTGAACCCCAAACCCTGAGCCCCGAACTCTGAGCTGTGAGCTCTGAGCCATGAGCCCTGAGCTCTGAACACTGAGCCCTGAACCCCAAACCCTGAGCCCTGAACCCCAAACTCTGAGCCATGAGCCCTGAATCCTGAGCCCTGAACCCTGAGCTGTGagccccaaaccccaaaccctgagCCCCGAACCCCAAACCCTGAGCCCCGAACTCTGAGCTGTGAGCTCTGAGCCATGAGCCCTGAGCTCTGAACACTGAGCCCCGAACCCTGAGCCCTGAGCCTCAAACTCTGAGCCATGAGCCCTGAATCCTAAGCCCTGAACCCTGAACTGTGAGCTCTGAACACTGAGCCCCAATCCCTGAGCCCTGAGCCCCAAACTCTGAGCTGTGAGCCCTGAGCTCTGAGCCCTGAACCCTGAGCCCCAAACTCTGAGCTGTGAGCCCTGAGCCCTGAACTCCAAGCCCTAAACCCTGAGCCCTGAACTCCAAGCCCTAAACCCTGAGCCCTGAACTCCAAGCCCTAAACCCTGAGTCCTGAGCCCTGAATCCCAAACCCTGAGCCCTGAACTTCGAGCcagagtgctgggttcagttgcAAAAGAACCACAGGGGCCACATCCTGCTCTTCTgggcattcagcagctctttcTCACCCCCATCCAGTGTCCCTCCAGTTCTCACCCCCATCCAGTGTCCCTCCAGTTCTCCCTCCCATCCAGTGCCCCTCCAGTTCTCCCTCCCATCCAGTGCCCCTCCAGTTCTCCCTCCCATCCAGTGCCCCTCCAGTTCTCCCTCCCATCCAGTGCCCCTCCAGTTCTCCCTCCCATCCAGTGCCCCTCCAGGTCTCCCTCCCATCCAGTGCCCCTCCAGTTCTCCCTCCCATCCAGTGCCCCTCCAGTTCTCCCTCCCATCCAGTGCCCCTCCAGTTCTCCCTCCCATCCAGTGCCCCTCCAGTTCTCCCTCCCATCCAGTGCCCCCCCAGTTCTCACCCTCATCCAGTGCCCCTCCAGTTCTCCCTCCCATCCAGTGCCCCTCCAGTTCTCCCCCCCATCCAGTGCCCCTCCAGTTCTCCCTCCCATCCAGTGCCCCTCCAGTTCTCCCTCCCATCCAGTGCCCCTCCAGTTCTCACCTCCATCCAGTGCCCCTCCAGTTCTCACCTCCATCCAGTGCCCCTCCAGTTCTCCCTCCCATCCAGTGCCCTTCCAGTTCTCCCTCCCATCCAGTGTCCCTCCAGTTCTCCCTCCCATCCAGTGCCCCTCCAGTTCTCCCTCCCATCCAGTGCCCCTCCAGTTCTCCCTCCCATCCAGTGCCCCTCCAGTTCTCCCTCCCATCCAGTGCCCCTCCAGTTCTCCCTCCCATCCAGTGCCCCTCCAGTTCTCCCTCCCATCCAGTGCCCCTCCAGTTCTCCCTCCCATCCAGTGCCCAACTGGTTCTCACCCCCATCCCTCTTTCCTCACCCCTCTCACgctcagctgaagatgagcctgtTCCTCCCCCTGGAAGCTCCAGGAGAGGTGCCAGACCTTGGCaccagctgctctctgtctcACCAGGCGTGGTGCCCTCCAAGGCCAGCTTCACCATGCATGGCATCCTGGTCAACCACTTCCTGGATGGGGCCTGGTACCCCCGCGGCGGGTCCGGGGAAATCGCCTTCCACCTGATTCCTGTCATCAGGAAGAGTGGAGGCAACGTGCTGGGAAGGGCACCAGTGGAGAAGATCCTGCTGGATtcccagggcagagcttgtggtgagtgctggcacagggcacagctggcatcacccaccctgctgctgggaggatgtggatgccaagggcaggttggatgagggcttcagcagcctgggctggtgggaggtatccgtgcccatggcagggggttggagctggatggtcccTGCCTGTTCCCACCCAGCCATGCCCGTTCCCACCCAGCCATGCCCGTTCCCACCCATCCATGCCCGTTCCCACCCAACCATGCCCGTTCCCACCCAACCATGCCTGTTCCCACCCAACCATGCCCGTTCCCACCCATCCATGCCTGTTCCCACCCAGCCAGgctccttccccacccctccaTGCCTGTTCCCACCCAACCAGGCCTTTTCACATCCATCCATGTTCATTTCCACCCCTCCATGCCTGTTCCCAGCCAACCATGCCTGTTCCCATCCATCCATACCTATTCCCACCCAACCATGCCTCTTTCCATCCATCCATACCTATTCCCACCCAACCATGCCTCTTTCCATCCATCCATACCTATTCCCAGCCAACCATGCCTCTTCCCATCCATCCATACCTATTCCCACCCAACCATGCCTCTTTCCATCCATCCATACCTATTCCCACCCAACCATGCCTCTTCCCATCCATCCATACCTATTCCCACCCAACCATGCCTCTTCCCATCCATCCATACCTATTCCCATCCAACCATGCCTCTTCCCATCCATACATACCTCTTCCCACCCAACAGTGACTCTAAACCCCACCAGTGACCCTAACACCAACCATGCCTGCTCCCATCCTCCCATGCCCCTTCCTACCCATTCCCCTTCCCACCCATGCCCCTttcagcccaacccattccatgaatccatgTCCTGGAGCTGTTCCTCTTCTCCTCAACCCTTCCCTCCCAGGTGTGAGTGTGAAGAAAGGCCAAGAGCTGCTGAACATCTTTGCCCCCATTGTCATTTCTGATGCTGGAGTCTTCAACACCTACCAGCGGCTGCTGCCCGCCAAggcacaggcactgccaggtgggcagggcagctctgggctgctttgGCCTTTGAagccctccctggggctgtgggcactgaATGTTGGCCTTGGTGTTGGCACAAAGTGTCCTGCTGGCCTGGGCAGAGGAATGGTTGGGTGGGAGAAGTCATGGATGGGTGGAAGGGAGCATAGGTGAGTGGGAAAGGGCATGGGTGGGTGGGAATGAGGATGGATGGGAACTGGCATGGATGGGTGGGAAGGGGCATGGATGGGTGGGAATGAGCATGGATGGATGGGAATGAGCATGGATGGATGGGTAGGGGCATGGATGGGTGGAAATGGGCATGGATGGGTGGGAAGGGGCATGGATGGGTGGGAATGAGCATGGATGGATGGGAATGAGCATGGATGGGTGGGAATGGGCATGGATGGGTGGGAATGAGCATGGATGGGTGGGAAGGGGCATGGATGGGTGGAAATGGGCATGGATAGGTGGAAATGGGCATGGATGGGTGGGAAGGGGCATGGATGGGTGGAAATGGGCATGGATGGGTGGGAATGAGCATGGATGGATGAGAACAGGCATGGTTGGGTAGGAACAGGCATGGATTGGCCAGAGCAAGGATGGTTCGATGGGAATGAGCATGGATGGGTGGGAACAGGCATGGTTGGGTGGGAATGAGCATGGATGAGTGGGAACAGGCATGGTTGGGTGGGAATGAGCATGGATGAGTGGGAACAGGCATGGATTGGCCGGAGCAAGGATGGTTCGATGGGGACGGGCAGGGATGGGTGGGAACAGGCACGGTTCAATGGGAACCAGCAGGGCTCAGTGGGTATTTCATGGGCTGGTGCAGCCCCAGCCAAGGCCCCGTGGGCAGCAGCTACCCTGAGCCTGGGCAGGTCTGGGGTGTGAGCAGTGGGGCAGAGGTTTGTGCCTCCTTCGGGAGGTGACCCGCGGCCCTCCGCGCACAGCCCACGCCACCATTCAAGCCAAACCAGTTGTGCCAGCCAATGGGGTAGCAACCTAGACCTGAGTGGGGCTTCTTCTAGCAGGAGaactctctgcagggctgggggggaaggggaattgggggggggggggggtccctgactctgcctttcccttcccatggcagagaTCCAGGCGCAGCTGGGCAGGGCGGTGCACGGCGAGGGAggcttcagcatcttcatcggCGTCAACGGCtccaaggaggagctggggctggagcccaTCAACTACTTTGTGTATCCAGGGAGCGACTTGGATGAATTGTAGGTTGGGCTTCACCTCGCAGATGCCTCATTAAGAGCCGGCTTAAGCTCTGGGTGGGGTCACGCTCGGGGCTGAGCTTCCACTTTGGACCTTACAAGTCCTCGGGGAAGGGCTTGAACCATCACCACCCAGCTCCAAAGCCTctcatctctctgcagagcagggagctaCCTGGCATcctccagagaagaagctgCCAAGAGGATCCCTCTGCTCTTTGTCACTTGCCCCTCGGCCAAAGACCCCACCTGGGAACAGAGGTACCCAGGTAATGACTGCAGCCCAACCACAGCCACTCCTCGCAGCTCTTGAAGggagtttggtttgtttgaaGAGGGCAAATAAAAagcttcttcccttctccagccatggggaaagctgctgagcaggcagctcccaTGGATAAACACCTGCCAGATAGGCAGGCTGAGAGTTAATGGCATCCTAAAAAACCTGGGAacttccccaggggtgggttggggctggcagcagcagcagaggggtgaggcaggggggaaaggggaaaggaccaccccagcctggtcctgctgcaggCAAATCCACCCTGGTCATGATCACCTTCACCAAGTATGAGTGGTTCGAGGAGTGGAAGGACAAACAGGTCCACAAGAGGGGAGAGGACTACGAGGAGCTGAAGAAGACCTTCGTGGACAGCGTCCTGAGCATTGTCTTCAAGCTCTATCCTCGCATCGAGGGCAGGGTGaggctctctgctccccagctcctctcctgcttcCTGCCTATCTTGAGCCAGCCTGCAAAGAGTCTGAGGCTCAGCAGCAATGCATGCCCCTTGCTGCcaatgctgcagctcaggctcagctccaagctccttgccCCTTGCTGCCAATCCATGCCCCTTGCTGCCAATCCAtgcccactgcagcctgcaaaggctctggctcagctgcagctgaggctcagctccaagctctttgctgctgccaaTCCATGCCCCTTGCTGCCAATCCAtgcccactgcagcctgcaaggCTCTGGCTCAGCTGTAGCTGAGGCTCAGCTCCAAACTCTTTGCTGCTGCCAATCCAtgcccactgcagcctgcaaggctctggctcagctgcagctgaggctcagctccaagctcctcaatGCTGCTGCCAATCCATGCCCCTTGCTGCCAATCCATGCTCCTTGCTGCCAATCCAtgcccactgcagcctgcaaaggctctagctcagctgcagctgaggctcagctccaagctcctcaatGCTGCTGCCAATCCATGCCCCTTGCTGCCAATCCAtgcccactgcagcctgcaaaggctctggctcagctgcggctgaggctcagctccaagctctttgctgctgccaaTCCATGCTCCTTGCTGCCAACCCAtgcccactgcagcctgcaaaggctcagctgcagctgaggctcagctccaagctctttgctgctgctgccaatccgtgcctgctgcagcctgcaaagggtgtggctgagctgcacctgaggctcagctccaagctcctcgaTGCTGCTGCCAATCCATGCCCCTTGCTGCCAATCCAtgcccactgcagcctgcaaaggctctggctcagctgcagctgaggctcagctccaagctctttgctgctgccaatccatgcccactgcagcctgcaaaggctctgactcagctgcagctgaggctcagctccaagctctttgctgctgccaatccatgcccactgcagcctgcaaaggctctgactcagctgcagctgaggctcagctccaagctctttgctgctgctgccaatccatgcccactgcagcctgcaaaggctcagctgcagctgaggctcagctccaagctctttgctgctgctgccaatccatgcccactgcagcctgcaaaggctcagctgcagctgaggctcagctccaagctctttgctgctgctgccaatccatgcccactgcagcctgcaaaggctcagctgcagctgaggctcaGCTCCAAGCTCTTTGCTCCTGCCACCAATccgtgcctgctgcagcctgcaaagggtgtggctgagctgcacctgaggctcagctccaagctcctcgaTGCTGCTGCCAATCCATGCCCCTTGCTGCCAACCCAtgcccactgcagcctgcaaaggctctggctcagctgcagctgaggctcagctccaagctctttgctgctgctgccaacccatgcccactgcagcctgcaaaggctcagctgcagctgaggctcagctccaagctctttgctgctgccaacccatgcccactgcagcctgcaaaggctcagctgcagctgaggctcagctccaagctctttgctgctgctgccaatccatgcccactgcagcctgcaaaggctcagctgcagctgaggctcagctccaagctctttgctgctgctgccaatccatgcccactgcagcctgcaaaggctcagctgcagctgaggctcagctccaagctctttgctgctgccaatccatgcccactgcagcctgcaaaggctcagctgcagctgaggctcagctccaagctctttgctgctgctgccaacccatgcccactgcagcctgcaaaggctcagctgcagctgaggctcagctccaagctccttgctCCTGCCACCAATccgtgcctgctgcagcctgcaaagggtgtggctgagctgcacctgaggctcagctccaagctcctcgatgctgctgctaatccatgcctgctgcagcctgctaagggtgtggctgagctgcacctgGGGCTCAGCATCAAGCTCCTTGCTCCTGCCCCCTACCCAtgcccactgcagcctgcaaaggctctggctgagctgcacctgGGGCTCAGCATCAAGCTCCTTGCTCCTGCCCCCAACCCAtgcccactgcagcctgcaaaggctctggctgagctgcacctgGGGCTCAGCATCAAGCTCCTTGCTCCTGCCACCAACCCATGCCCACTGCAGGGTGGCATTGGTGGTCCCCTAGTTCCCCCTTGGTGCCCAATGTGCCCAGATCCCCCATCCAATGGGCTGCAAAGAGTCctacctcagcctgttctcctctacagctccctcctgccccctgcagacctctctctgccctcttGTGCCCCTCCAGATCGAGTACCTCTCCAGTGGCACTCCCCTCACCAACCAGCACTACATTGCCAGCCCCAGGGGCGAGTTCTATGGCCTGGACCACAGCATCCAGCGCCTGCAGGCTGAAGCCATCGCTGTCAGCAGGCCTAAGACAGCTGTGCCCAACCTCTTCCTGACAGGTACCAGGCaccactgcagccctctgagatgggcacacctctgggcagctgtgggagggcctgagctgagagctggggatgagctgctgctgtcccgTGGGGGgatgccagagctgctggaggacatCAAAGTGCTtggtgcagaggagaaggacctggggggtgttggttgatggctgccagcagtgtgcccaggtggccaagaggagcaccagcagcctggctcgtaccaggaacagtgtgggcagcagcagcagggcagggattgtgcccctgggctgggcagtggGGAGTGCACAGCTGGAGCCCTGCGGGCAGTTGTGTGCCAGCTCTTGGCACTGGGATGTGCCTTGGCACTGGTGTGGCACAGCTGGGGTCAgctttgggccactcactcccagGAGGACGTTGAGAGGCTGGGGTagggccagggaagggcagcaaaggtgggcaagggtctggagaagagagctggggaggggcaggggagggagctgggggtggggaggctgaggaagaggaggctgagaggagacctccttggcctctgcagctgcctgagaggaggctggagccaggtgggggttgggctctggggcCAAGGCACAAGGgatgggaggagaggaaatggcctcaggttgtgccaggggaggttcaggttgggcatgaggaacaatttctccctGGCAAGGGTtgcccaggcctggcccaggctgcccagggcagtgctgcagtgcccatccctggagccatgctgctgagggccatgggttggtgctgccctggcagtgctgggcttgggcttggattggatgaactgaaagatctcttccagctcagcccATGCCAGGATTCCATGGGTCAAGCCCAAAGgatgggctgggggcagctggaaGCTGGGGGGTGGTTGGGGAGTGGTGGTGGTTGGGGGGTGATGGTGGTTGGGGGGTGATGGTTgttggggggtggtggtggttgggggGTGATGGTGGTTGGGGGATGGTGGTGGTTGGGGGGTGATGGTGCCCAGCAGcgcccaggctgggctgggaatGGAGACCATGAGCTGCCCCTCAGCTGGGCCAGTGCCACcctcacctgctgctctcctgcagggcaggatgTGTGCCTGGGTGGCTTCATGGGAGCCCTGCAGGGA encodes:
- the RETSAT gene encoding all-trans-retinol 13,14-reductase isoform X3, whose product is MWLYAMLFLLLLLLSLFLLLARVVLGSGREPNPFATDARRPPAPLVTDKAVRRTVVKTVFSADKVPAELDAIVIGSGIGGLAAATLLAKVGKRVLVLEQHGKLGGCCHTFTEKGFEFDTGIHYLGQMHEGSPARTLLDQLTEGQLQWARLPAAHDAVVLGEPGAGARIVRIHSGQQEYFRTLKEQFPAEGAAIDEFERLVKSVDKGMVLLGLLKMVPRALALLLCRSGLLPWLFLFCRLASRSVKEVVEGLTADPELRAVFSYLFPTYGVVPSKASFTMHGILVNHFLDGAWYPRGGSGEIAFHLIPVIRKSGGNVLGRAPVEKILLDSQGRACGVSVKKGQELLNIFAPIVISDAGVFNTYQRLLPAKAQALPEIQAQLGRAVHGEGGFSIFIGVNGSKEELGLEPINYFVYPGSDLDELAGSYLASSREEAAKRIPLLFVTCPSAKDPTWEQRYPGKSTLVMITFTKYEWFEEWKDKQVHKRGEDYEELKKTFVDSVLSIVFKLYPRIEGRIEYLSSGTPLTNQHYIASPRGEFYGLDHSIQRLQAEAIAVSRPKTAVPNLFLTGQDVCLGGFMGALQGAMICASAVLQRNLYVDLMRLIRCQQAARAKKMA
- the RETSAT gene encoding all-trans-retinol 13,14-reductase isoform X2; this encodes MWLYAMLFLLLLLLSLFLLLARVVLGSGREPNPFATDARRPPAPLVTDKAVRRTVVKTVFSADKVPAELDAIVIGSGIGGLAAATLLAKVGKRVLVLEQHGKLGGCCHTFTEKGFEFDTGIHYLGQMHEGSPARTLLDQLTEGQLQWARLPAAHDAVVLGEPGAGARIVRIHSGQQEYFRTLKEQFPAEGAAIDEFERLVKSVDKGMVLLGLLKMVPRALALLLCRSGLLPWLFLFCRLASRSVKEVVEGLTADPELRAVFSYLFPTYGVVPSKASFTMHGILVNHFLDGAWYPRGGSGEIAFHLIPVIRKSGGNVLGRAPVEKILLDSQGRACGVSVKKGQELLNIFAPIVISDAGVFNTYQRLLPAKAQALPEIQAQLGRAVHGEGGFSIFIGVNGSKEELGLEPINYFVYPGSDLDELAGSYLASSREEAAKRIPLLFVTCPSAKDPTWEQRYPGKSTLVMITFTKYEWFEEWKDKQVHKRGEDYEELKKTFVDSVLSIVFKLYPRIEGRIEYLSSGTPLTNQHYIASPRGEFYGLDHSIQRLQAEAIAVSRPKTAVPNLFLTGTRHHCSPLRWAHLWAAVGGPELRAGDELLLSRGGMPELLEDIKVLGAEEKDLGGVG
- the RETSAT gene encoding all-trans-retinol 13,14-reductase isoform X5; its protein translation is MWLYAMLFLLLLLLSLFLLLARVVLGSGREPNPFATDARRPPAPLVTDKAVRRTVVKTVFSADKVPAELDAIVIGSGIGGLAAATLLAKVGKRVLVLEQHGKLGGCCHTFTEKGFEFDTGIHYLGQMHEGSPARTLLDQLTEGQLQWARLPAAHDAVVLGEPGAGARIVRIHSGQQEYFRTLKEQFPAEGAAIDEFERLVKSVDKGMVLLGLLKMVPRALALLLCRSGLLPWLFLFCRLASRSVKEVVEGLTADPELRAVFSYLFPTYGVVPSKASFTMHGILVNHFLDGAWYPRGGSGEIAFHLIPVIRKSGGNVLGRAPVEKILLDSQGRACGVSVKKGQELLNIFAPIVISDAGVFNTYQRLLPAKAQALPEIQAQLGRAVHGEGGFSIFIGVNGSKEELGLEPINYFVYPGSDLDELAGSYLASSREEAAKRIPLLFVTCPSAKDPTWEQRYPDRVPLQWHSPHQPALHCQPQGRVLWPGPQHPAPAG
- the RETSAT gene encoding all-trans-retinol 13,14-reductase isoform X1; protein product: MWLYAMLFLLLLLLSLFLLLARVVLGSGREPNPFATDARRPPAPLVTDKAVRRTVVKTVFSADKVPAELDAIVIGSGIGGLAAATLLAKVGKRVLVLEQHGKLGGCCHTFTEKGFEFDTGIHYLGQMHEGSPARTLLDQLTEGQLQWARLPAAHDAVVLGEPGAGARIVRIHSGQQEYFRTLKEQFPAEGAAIDEFERLVKSVDKGMVLLGLLKMVPRALALLLCRSGLLPWLFLFCRLASRSVKEVVEGLTADPELRAVFSYLFPTYGVVPSKASFTMHGILVNHFLDGAWYPRGGSGEIAFHLIPVIRKSGGNVLGRAPVEKILLDSQGRACGVSVKKGQELLNIFAPIVISDAGVFNTYQRLLPAKAQALPEIQAQLGRAVHGEGGFSIFIGVNGSKEELGLEPINYFVYPGSDLDELAGSYLASSREEAAKRIPLLFVTCPSAKDPTWEQRYPGKSTLVMITFTKYEWFEEWKDKQVHKRGEDYEELKKTFVDSVLSIVFKLYPRIEGRVRLSAPQLLSCFLPILSQPAKSLRLSSNACPLLPMLQLRLSSKLLAPCCQSMPLAANPCPLQPAKALAQLQLRLSSKLFAAANPCPLLPIHAHCSLQGSGSAVAEAQLQTLCCCQSMPTAACKALAQLQLRLSSKLLNAAANPCPLLPIHAPCCQSMPTAACKGSSSAAAEAQLQAPQCCCQSMPLAANPCPLQPAKALAQLRLRLSSKLFAAANPCSLLPTHAHCSLQRLSCS
- the RETSAT gene encoding all-trans-retinol 13,14-reductase isoform X4, whose amino-acid sequence is MWLYAMLFLLLLLLSLFLLLARVVLGSGREPNPFATDARRPPAPLVTDKAVRRTVVKTVFSADKVPAELDAIVIGSGIGGLAAATLLAKVGKRVLVLEQHGKLGGCCHTFTEKGFEFDTGIHYLGQMHEGSPARTLLDQLTEGQLQWARLPAAHDAVVLGEPGAGARIVRIHSGQQEYFRTLKEQFPAEGAAIDEFERLVKSVDKGMVLLGLLKMVPRALALLLCRSGLLPWLFLFCRLASRSVKEVVEGLTADPELRAVFSYLFPTYGVVPSKASFTMHGILVNHFLDGAWYPRGGSGEIAFHLIPVIRKSGGNVLGRAPVEKILLDSQGRACGVSVKKGQELLNIFAPIVISDAGVFNTYQRLLPAKAQALPEIQAQLGRAVHGEGGFSIFIGVNGSKEELGLEPINYFVYPGSDLDELAGSYLASSREEAAKRIPLLFVTCPSAKDPTWEQRYPGKSTLVMITFTKYEWFEEWKDKQVHKRGEDYEELKKTFVDSVLSIVFKLYPRIEGRVPGTTAAL